In one window of Paenarthrobacter nicotinovorans DNA:
- a CDS encoding proline dehydrogenase family protein — translation MTSTLPDATAPRTEESGQFDALAQEAIALVRHWLTEAGKIPVDVSAQRLAGVLKDPNGLDFTVGFVDGVIRPEDLSVAGRKLAELAPKVPKFLPWYMRSAVRVGGVMAPILPQIVIPIARRVLREMVGHLIVDATDAKLGPAIAKIRQDGVHLNVNLLGEAVLGEHEAQRRLEGTLKLLAREDVDYVSIKESSTVAPHSPWAFDEAVDHVVEKLTPLYRLAASFPKPKFINLDMEEYKDLSMTIAVFKRILDMPEFKNLEAGIVLQAYLPDALGAMQELQEWASARRAEGGAPIKVRVVKGANLPMEQVEASLHDWPLATWGTKQDSDTSYKNVINYALTPERVDAVRIGVAGHNLFDVAFAWLLAKQRGVTEGIEFEMLLGMATGQATAVRKDVGSLLLYTPVVHPGEFDVAIAYLIRRLEEGASQENFMSAVFELSENESLFKREQQRFLSSLANMKSEVPGPNRQQDRRLPAEPAPTEGFRNTPDTDPALPANRAWGRDILKRIPGSTAGNKIVESTKVSDAAELEQIIASAVDAGKAWGARPAAERAAILHRAGEVLEARRAELLEVMASETGKTIDQGDPEVSEAIDFAHYYAERAKDLETVDGATFVPANLTVVTPPWNFPVAIPAGSTLAALASGSAVVIKPAKQARRSGSVMVDALWEAGVPREVLALVQLEERELGTQLVSHPSVDRVILTGGYETAELFRSFRQDLPLLAETSGKNAIIVTPSADLDLAAKDVVYSAFGHAGQKCSAASLVILVGSVAKSARFHNQLIDAARSLTVGYPENATTQMGPIIEPANGKLLNALTTLGDGETWAIKPERLDETGRLWSPGIRSGVKRGSYFHLTEFFGPVLGVMTAETLEEAIAIQNEIEYGLTAGLHSLDSAEMGVWLDKIQAGNLYVNRGITGAIVQRQPFGGWKKSAVGAGTKAGGPNYLIGLGSWVPAEAKGQRGTVLQGAAAQLLAAAKSADVTAEEYETLQQALFSDAAAWESEFGTCKDVSALTAERNVFRYRSLPVTIRLSEGERLAELIRVVAAGAVAGSKLTVSSAVALPDAVVTAFAGLGVNVRIEDDAAWLGRAANFDAGRIRLIGGDFAALSAAMGGRPDVAVYHGAVTQAGRIEMLPFLREQAVSITAHRFGTPNHLSDHLI, via the coding sequence CCCCGTGGACGTCTCCGCCCAGCGCCTCGCCGGCGTCCTGAAGGACCCGAACGGCCTTGACTTCACGGTTGGATTCGTCGACGGCGTCATCCGCCCCGAGGACCTGTCGGTCGCCGGCCGTAAACTCGCCGAGCTCGCCCCGAAGGTTCCCAAGTTCCTTCCCTGGTACATGCGCAGCGCTGTCCGGGTGGGTGGCGTCATGGCCCCGATCCTGCCACAAATTGTCATCCCGATCGCCCGCCGCGTGCTCCGCGAGATGGTGGGCCACTTGATCGTTGACGCCACCGACGCCAAGCTCGGTCCGGCCATCGCCAAGATCCGCCAGGACGGCGTGCACCTGAACGTGAACCTCCTCGGCGAAGCCGTCCTGGGCGAGCACGAAGCCCAGCGTCGTCTGGAAGGCACCCTGAAGCTGCTGGCCCGCGAGGACGTTGACTACGTCTCCATCAAGGAATCCTCCACAGTTGCTCCGCACTCCCCGTGGGCCTTCGACGAAGCCGTCGACCACGTTGTTGAGAAGCTCACCCCCCTTTACCGCCTCGCAGCGTCCTTCCCCAAGCCCAAGTTCATCAACCTGGACATGGAGGAATACAAGGACCTCAGCATGACCATCGCGGTGTTCAAGCGCATCCTGGACATGCCGGAGTTCAAGAACCTGGAAGCCGGCATTGTCCTCCAGGCCTACCTGCCTGACGCACTTGGTGCCATGCAGGAACTGCAGGAGTGGGCCTCCGCCCGTCGCGCCGAAGGTGGCGCACCCATCAAGGTCCGCGTCGTCAAGGGTGCCAACCTCCCCATGGAGCAGGTTGAAGCCTCGCTGCACGACTGGCCGCTGGCTACCTGGGGCACCAAGCAGGACTCGGACACCAGCTACAAGAACGTCATCAACTACGCCCTCACCCCGGAGCGCGTTGACGCCGTCCGCATCGGCGTCGCCGGTCACAACCTCTTCGATGTTGCCTTCGCCTGGCTCCTGGCCAAGCAGCGCGGGGTTACCGAGGGCATCGAGTTCGAAATGCTCCTGGGCATGGCAACAGGCCAGGCCACCGCGGTCCGCAAGGATGTCGGCAGCCTTCTGCTCTACACACCGGTGGTCCACCCGGGCGAGTTCGACGTCGCCATCGCCTACCTGATCCGCCGCCTCGAAGAGGGTGCGAGCCAGGAAAACTTCATGTCCGCGGTCTTCGAACTCAGTGAAAATGAGAGTCTCTTCAAGCGCGAACAGCAGCGCTTCCTGAGCTCACTGGCCAACATGAAGAGTGAAGTTCCGGGGCCCAACCGCCAGCAGGACCGCCGCCTTCCGGCCGAACCCGCCCCCACCGAAGGCTTCCGCAACACCCCTGACACCGACCCGGCACTCCCGGCAAACCGTGCCTGGGGCCGCGACATCCTCAAGCGCATCCCGGGATCCACGGCCGGGAACAAGATCGTCGAATCCACCAAGGTTTCCGACGCCGCCGAACTCGAGCAGATCATTGCCTCCGCCGTTGACGCCGGGAAGGCCTGGGGCGCCCGTCCCGCCGCCGAGCGGGCAGCCATCCTGCACCGCGCCGGTGAAGTCCTTGAGGCCCGACGCGCCGAACTCCTGGAGGTCATGGCTTCCGAAACCGGCAAGACCATCGACCAGGGCGACCCCGAGGTCAGCGAAGCAATCGACTTCGCGCACTACTACGCCGAGCGCGCCAAGGACCTGGAAACGGTCGACGGCGCCACATTCGTCCCAGCGAACCTCACCGTGGTGACACCACCGTGGAACTTCCCGGTGGCGATCCCCGCAGGCTCGACGCTCGCAGCGCTCGCCTCAGGTTCCGCCGTCGTGATCAAGCCTGCAAAGCAGGCCCGCCGGTCCGGTTCGGTCATGGTGGATGCGCTGTGGGAAGCCGGTGTACCGCGTGAAGTTCTGGCGCTGGTGCAGCTCGAAGAGCGTGAGCTGGGCACCCAGCTGGTCTCGCACCCGAGCGTTGACCGCGTGATCCTCACCGGTGGCTATGAAACCGCTGAGCTGTTCCGCTCCTTCCGCCAGGACCTGCCGCTGCTCGCCGAGACCTCCGGCAAGAACGCCATCATCGTCACCCCGAGCGCCGATCTTGACCTCGCAGCCAAGGATGTCGTGTACTCGGCGTTCGGCCACGCGGGCCAGAAGTGCTCGGCCGCATCCCTGGTGATCCTGGTGGGCTCGGTCGCGAAGAGTGCCCGCTTCCACAACCAGCTGATCGACGCCGCGCGCTCCCTGACCGTTGGCTACCCGGAGAATGCCACCACGCAGATGGGGCCGATCATCGAGCCCGCCAACGGCAAGCTCCTGAACGCCCTCACCACCTTGGGCGACGGCGAAACCTGGGCCATCAAGCCCGAGCGCCTCGACGAGACCGGCCGCTTGTGGTCCCCGGGCATCCGTTCGGGCGTCAAGCGTGGCTCCTACTTCCACCTGACCGAGTTCTTCGGCCCTGTGCTGGGTGTCATGACCGCTGAAACCCTCGAAGAAGCCATCGCCATCCAGAACGAGATCGAGTACGGCCTCACCGCCGGCCTGCACTCCCTGGACTCAGCTGAAATGGGTGTCTGGCTGGACAAGATCCAGGCCGGAAACCTGTACGTCAACCGCGGCATCACCGGTGCGATTGTGCAGCGCCAGCCGTTCGGTGGCTGGAAGAAGTCGGCCGTCGGTGCAGGAACCAAGGCAGGCGGACCGAACTACCTGATCGGGCTCGGCTCGTGGGTGCCAGCCGAGGCCAAGGGCCAGCGGGGCACCGTCCTTCAGGGTGCTGCTGCCCAGCTCCTCGCTGCAGCCAAGTCCGCTGACGTGACCGCCGAGGAATACGAGACCCTCCAGCAGGCACTCTTCAGCGACGCCGCAGCCTGGGAATCCGAGTTCGGCACCTGCAAGGACGTCTCCGCACTGACCGCAGAGCGCAACGTCTTCCGTTACCGGTCCCTGCCCGTGACCATCCGCCTCTCCGAAGGCGAGCGGCTCGCTGAGCTGATCCGCGTTGTGGCAGCCGGTGCAGTGGCGGGCTCGAAGCTCACGGTGAGCTCCGCCGTCGCACTTCCTGACGCTGTGGTGACCGCTTTCGCCGGTCTGGGCGTCAACGTGCGGATCGAGGACGACGCCGCGTGGCTGGGCCGTGCGGCCAACTTCGACGCCGGCCGGATCCGCTTGATCGGTGGCGACTTCGCCGCGCTGAGCGCAGCGATGGGTGGCCGTCCCGACGTCGCGGTGTACCACGGCGCCGTGACCCAGGCCGGACGGATCGAGATGCTGCCGTTCCTCCGCGAGCAGGCGGTGTCCATCACGGCCCACCGCTTCGGCACCCCGAACCACCTGTCGGATCACCTGATCTAG
- a CDS encoding oxygenase MpaB family protein has protein sequence MGCMRNYLTEYRHELQRTFTGTSGTPPEWVPRLAEGNDAGYHLPGSAVWAVHGHVATIVAGIRVLLMQALHPGALAGVYEHSGFQKDPLGRLANTVRWIFTVTYGSTEAAESATAVVRRIHERVRGTYVDGLGVQRPYAANDPELLRWVHVTYADSFLTANRIWGAAIPGGADAYVREWAAAGRLIGVQDPPLTESQVRDELEGWYASGILRADDRLAETVSFIRHPPLSPLLKPGYRILFAAAVASLEPKYRELLGLQRARLGFVPLPVITAARVVLGMVRLALGSHGPSEQAARQRLQRLGYAA, from the coding sequence ATGGGATGCATGAGGAATTACCTCACTGAGTACCGCCACGAATTGCAGCGCACGTTCACCGGCACGTCGGGGACGCCGCCTGAGTGGGTGCCGCGCCTGGCGGAAGGGAACGACGCCGGATATCACCTCCCGGGCTCGGCCGTCTGGGCGGTTCACGGCCACGTCGCCACCATCGTGGCAGGCATCCGGGTCCTGCTGATGCAGGCCCTCCACCCCGGCGCGCTGGCCGGAGTGTATGAGCACTCGGGTTTCCAGAAGGACCCCTTGGGTCGCCTGGCTAACACGGTCCGGTGGATCTTCACCGTGACCTACGGATCCACCGAAGCGGCCGAGTCCGCAACCGCCGTGGTGCGCCGGATCCACGAACGCGTCCGCGGGACCTATGTGGACGGGCTCGGCGTCCAACGACCGTACGCGGCCAATGATCCCGAACTCCTCCGCTGGGTCCACGTCACCTACGCCGACTCGTTCCTCACGGCCAACCGCATTTGGGGTGCTGCCATCCCGGGCGGGGCCGACGCCTACGTCCGCGAATGGGCTGCGGCAGGCCGACTCATAGGCGTTCAGGATCCGCCGCTCACCGAATCGCAGGTCCGTGACGAGCTGGAGGGTTGGTACGCCTCCGGCATCCTTCGGGCGGACGACCGCCTGGCAGAGACCGTCTCGTTCATTCGGCACCCTCCTTTGAGCCCACTCCTCAAACCCGGGTACCGCATACTGTTTGCGGCCGCCGTCGCAAGCCTTGAACCGAAGTACAGGGAACTGCTGGGGCTCCAGCGAGCCCGGCTGGGCTTCGTCCCGCTGCCGGTCATCACGGCGGCGAGGGTGGTGCTGGGCATGGTCCGGCTCGCTCTGGGATCACACGGCCCCAGCGAACAGGCGGCGCGGCAAAGACTGCAACGTCTCGGCTACGCCGCCTGA
- a CDS encoding MFS transporter, translating to MTSPTTLKTSAEPPLVSAVRWTRAQWLLLMVVCTVLALDGLDVSMVGVALPSIGQELHLGTDSLQWIVSAYVLGYGSLLLLGGRLADLLGRRRIFLIALTVFAAASLLGGLVDDPAVLIATRFVKGLAAAFTAPTGFSIITTNFAEGRERNKALSIFTTFGASGFSLGLVVGGLMTSLSWRWTFLVSVPIAVVVVLLGIKFIPKDKPSAENSGHDIWGAVTLALGMLGLVYTLVSAPEQGWGSVATIAGFTVSVAVLAAFAIIENKVKHPLIRFGILKEGWVARANLSAVGLFGSYLSFQFIVTMFLQSVLGWTPLGMALALLPAGLLVATSAPFADRLIEKFGATQLILTGLTALGLGYVLFLRVGTTPNYALDILPSVVLLGVGFALAFPSINVQATAGIKDSEQGLAAGLIQTSTQVGAALVLAITTALVSGHGQAAGTVSAQAMLEQYRPGLILSAAVAIAALLVAAAPSRRRVRP from the coding sequence ATGACCTCACCCACCACCCTCAAAACCTCTGCCGAGCCGCCCTTGGTTTCAGCTGTTCGCTGGACCCGGGCCCAATGGCTCCTGTTGATGGTCGTCTGCACCGTCCTGGCCTTGGACGGGCTGGACGTATCCATGGTCGGCGTCGCGCTTCCATCCATCGGACAAGAACTCCACCTCGGAACCGATTCGCTGCAGTGGATCGTCTCTGCCTACGTCCTTGGTTACGGCAGCCTGCTGCTCCTTGGTGGCCGCCTCGCGGACCTGCTGGGCCGCCGTCGAATCTTCCTCATCGCCTTGACGGTGTTCGCAGCAGCGTCGCTCCTTGGCGGCCTGGTGGACGACCCCGCCGTCCTGATCGCCACGCGTTTCGTGAAGGGTCTCGCAGCGGCCTTCACCGCACCTACCGGATTCTCGATCATCACCACAAACTTTGCCGAAGGACGCGAGCGCAACAAGGCGCTGTCCATCTTCACAACGTTCGGAGCCAGCGGATTCTCGCTGGGACTGGTGGTCGGCGGCCTGATGACCAGCCTCAGCTGGCGCTGGACCTTCCTGGTCTCCGTCCCGATCGCCGTCGTCGTGGTCCTGCTGGGGATCAAATTCATCCCCAAGGACAAGCCGTCCGCCGAAAACAGCGGACACGACATCTGGGGTGCGGTGACGCTGGCACTGGGCATGCTCGGCCTTGTGTACACCTTGGTTTCAGCACCGGAGCAGGGCTGGGGATCTGTGGCAACAATCGCCGGGTTCACAGTTTCTGTCGCCGTGCTGGCAGCCTTTGCAATCATTGAAAACAAGGTCAAGCATCCGCTGATCCGTTTCGGCATCCTGAAGGAGGGCTGGGTAGCAAGGGCCAACCTCAGCGCCGTGGGACTGTTCGGGTCCTACCTGAGCTTCCAGTTCATCGTCACCATGTTCCTGCAGTCCGTCCTCGGCTGGACACCGTTGGGTATGGCGCTGGCCCTGCTGCCGGCCGGCCTTCTGGTGGCCACCAGCGCACCGTTTGCGGACCGGCTCATTGAAAAGTTCGGGGCCACGCAGCTGATCCTCACCGGCCTTACCGCCCTCGGCCTGGGTTACGTCCTCTTCCTCCGCGTGGGCACAACTCCGAACTACGCCCTGGACATCCTGCCCTCAGTGGTCCTGCTGGGCGTCGGCTTTGCCCTGGCCTTCCCTTCCATCAACGTCCAGGCCACAGCCGGGATCAAGGACTCCGAACAGGGACTCGCCGCGGGCCTGATCCAAACGAGCACCCAGGTTGGGGCGGCGCTGGTCCTCGCCATCACCACCGCATTGGTCAGCGGTCACGGCCAGGCCGCGGGAACAGTCAGCGCCCAAGCCATGCTGGAACAGTACCGTCCGGGACTTATCCTGAGTGCCGCCGTCGCAATTGCCGCCCTGCTGGTGGCCGCAGCGCCTTCCCGTCGTCGCGTCCGCCCCTAA
- a CDS encoding MarR family winged helix-turn-helix transcriptional regulator, translating into MATTRDRQLEDRELVEQWRDIQSSYFRTAGAIDRALEAKFDIGLNEFEILDLVAESEESSCRMKSLGERTPMTQSAVSKVVDRLEKAGLVSRQTCEEDRRSLFLELTEAGRALHSTAAVEHRALLKENLG; encoded by the coding sequence ATGGCAACGACGCGTGACCGCCAGCTGGAAGACCGTGAACTGGTCGAGCAGTGGCGCGACATCCAGAGCTCCTACTTCCGAACCGCAGGAGCAATCGACCGCGCCCTGGAAGCCAAATTCGACATCGGCCTCAATGAGTTCGAAATCCTTGACCTCGTGGCCGAGAGCGAAGAGTCGTCGTGCCGCATGAAGTCCCTGGGGGAGCGGACCCCCATGACGCAAAGTGCTGTCTCCAAAGTGGTGGACCGCTTGGAAAAGGCGGGCTTGGTGTCCCGGCAGACCTGCGAAGAGGACCGCCGCTCGCTGTTCCTGGAACTTACCGAGGCGGGCCGTGCGCTCCACTCCACCGCTGCCGTCGAGCACCGCGCGCTGCTCAAGGAAAACCTGGGCTGA
- the sigK gene encoding ECF RNA polymerase sigma factor SigK encodes MIVLTTFIEDPPSGLCNVLGKRTDITDSHVDLTRSTLDGTAAPQGSGAVHSDTPAPEDHDTNLIGLLRATGQGSQEAFTEFYRRTSPRVFGLARRVVLDPGLAEEVAQEVFIVVWRDAATYDPAKGSPTTWLLTIAHRKAVDKVRSHQSSNTRNARWAAASWTRPYDEVAASLMDRTEVLELTDSLAALSPLQREAIVLAYFGSLTYREVAERLSKPLPTIKSRIRDGLNQLREHLGPV; translated from the coding sequence GTGATTGTCCTGACTACTTTCATCGAAGATCCACCGTCTGGACTTTGTAATGTCCTGGGCAAACGCACCGACATCACGGATAGCCACGTGGACCTCACTCGATCTACCCTGGACGGCACCGCTGCGCCGCAGGGTAGCGGTGCCGTCCACAGCGATACTCCCGCTCCCGAAGACCATGACACGAATCTCATCGGATTACTGCGGGCTACCGGACAGGGCAGTCAGGAGGCCTTCACAGAGTTTTACAGGCGCACCTCACCTCGGGTTTTCGGGCTTGCGCGCCGAGTGGTGTTGGATCCTGGCCTCGCCGAGGAAGTAGCCCAGGAAGTCTTCATTGTGGTGTGGCGTGACGCAGCAACCTACGATCCTGCAAAAGGTAGCCCGACCACTTGGCTGTTGACGATCGCCCACCGCAAGGCTGTGGACAAGGTTCGTTCGCATCAAAGCAGCAACACCCGCAACGCACGATGGGCCGCCGCATCCTGGACCCGGCCCTACGACGAGGTCGCAGCCTCTTTGATGGACCGAACGGAAGTGCTGGAACTCACGGACTCACTTGCAGCACTATCGCCGTTGCAACGTGAAGCGATCGTCCTGGCCTATTTCGGCTCCCTCACCTACCGCGAGGTCGCCGAAAGACTCTCAAAACCGCTGCCTACCATCAAATCGAGGATCCGGGATGGTCTGAATCAACTTCGAGAACATCTCGGACCCGTCTGA